The Drosophila mauritiana strain mau12 chromosome 2R, ASM438214v1, whole genome shotgun sequence genome has a segment encoding these proteins:
- the LOC117136463 gene encoding trypsin alpha encodes MYSTGLLWWLMALVAYAGATPTPGDGRIVGGEVTTIQEFPYQVSVQLHGRHICGGAIIGTDTVLTAAHCFEDPWSSADYTVRVGSSEHESGGHVLSLRRVIAHGDYNPQSHDNDLALLILNGRLNFTEHLQPVPLAALADPPTADTRLLVSGWGFQAEESAVSGEVAVSPQLRFVDVDLVESNQCRRAYSQVLPITRRMICAARPGRDSCQGDSGGPLVGYPAEEGPARLYGIVSWGLGCANPNFPGVYTNVAVFRSWIDEQVDARGWNELLAGWSGLQ; translated from the coding sequence ATGTACTCAACGGGACTTTTATGGTGGCTAATGGCACTCGTGGCATATGCCggagccacgcccactcccgGCGATGGGCGGATTGTGGGCGGCGAGGTGACCACCATTCAAGAATTTCCCTATCAAGTATCCGTCCAGTTGCACGGCCGGCACATATGCGGTGGAGCCATCATTGGCACCGACACCGTGCTGACAGCGGCCCATTGCTTCGAGGATCCCTGGAGCAGTGCAGATTACACAGTGCGAGTGGGATCCAGCGAGCATGAGAGTGGGGGCCATGTGCTCAGCCTGCGGCGAGTCATCGCCCACGGCGACTATAATCCCCAGAGCCACGACAACGACCTGGCGTTGCTCATCTTGAATGGCCGGCTCAATTTCACCGAGCACCTGCAGCCAGTGCCACTGGCCGCATTAGCGGACCCGCCCACCGCGGACACCCGTCTCCTGGTCAGCGGTTGGGGTTTCCAGGCCGAGGAGAGTGCAGTTAGCGGTGAGGTTGCAGTGTCTCCGCAACTCCGTTTCGTAGACGTGGATCTGGTGGAATCGAATCAGTGCCGGCGTGCCTATAGCCAGGTTTTGCCCATAACCCGGCGGATGATCTGTGCCGCGCGTCCAGGTCGGGATAGTTGCCAGGGCGACTCCGGCGGACCACTGGTGGGTTACCCAGCGGAGGAAGGACCGGCCCGGCTATACGGCATCGTTTCCTGGGGCCTGGGCTGCGCAAATCCCAACTTTCCAGGAGTGTACACCAACGTGGCTGTCTTCCGCAGCTGGATAGATGAGCAGGTGGACGCCAGGGGATGGAACGAACTGCTGGCGGGCTGGAGTGGATTGCAATAA
- the LOC117136769 gene encoding basic salivary proline-rich protein 2 isoform X1 has protein sequence MASRRRAELNPKLHMDRQPTAARITDPSLPAGKRREIDNVMKKARANTTNDYWDKKLIEAEEKDPNRWRHTGYKKMYIQGESSSGESERDGREGREGGAPPYGRYPPTGGPPPGPPPPSQRYGRSRSPHSRSRSRLRKSPPLSPPPRRRSPPMAMHSGMDRRGGPRSPPMPRSPNNSHDALMRRPGNGHGGRPRSPPEPSGGSSSSSLRRKPNASRSPLGRRRSPPLPPPSSSVMEKRGPVAHILPRSKRPPSPPPRHSMRSRSNSSMSTSSDDSCSLCSPSHRHRSRSRGPRSPPPKPRGHYRSGAPPPPPSESHGRIHGRPTTPPPVRGGGGSSVSAMEKYRQAKMRHIGHERVASSEAHMKIARSSRHSPPPEDPRLKHRPPEPPEPASAPAAAPTAQAKKKKKEKEVRPRIKIEGEKRKKHPSGTSSGTGANAANSSSDSDDSNGSDSDEVGTLPTFSATTRLTLSDRFGKMAQWSIDRSNMENMRITKDSAGGALKVMIEEGLESPPRRYSYSPAPAGHFPEELATTAPSGMLSWDDVRVRYEYYKSRGYLRDLDLKDYIKWEEWWYKYQEWLKQERYYEYWDRSQQLRRRRKKLPVTQRLN, from the exons ATGGCGTCGCGCAGGCGCGCCGAACTGAATCCCAAACTGCACATGGACAGGCAGCCGACAGCTGCCCGCATAACAG ATCCCTCATTACCCGCTGGAAAGCGACGCGAGATCGACAACGTGATGAAGAAGGCGCGCGCCAACACCACCAACGATTACTGGGACAAGAAGCTGATCGAGGCCGAGGAGAAGGATCCAAACCGATGGCGCCACACGGGCTACAAGAAGATGTACATCCAGGGGGAGAGCAGCTCTGGCGAGAGCGAACGCGACGGTCGCGAAGGTCGTGAGGGTGGAGCACCGCCCTACGGTCGTTATCCGCCCACCGGTGGACCGCCGCCCGGTCCACCGCCTCCGTCGCAGCGTTACGGACGCTCCCGTTCGCCGCACTCGCGCAGTCGGTCGCGTTTGCGGAAGTCGCCGCCGCTTTCACCACCTCCGCGTCGTCGTTCACCGCCAATGGCTATGCACAGTGGCATGGATCGCCGTGGTGGACCTCGCTCGCCGCCCATGCCACGATCGCCCAACAATAGCCACGATGCCCTCATGCGTCGACCCGGAAACGGCCACGGCGGAAGGCCCCGATCACCGCCGGAACCCAGTGGTGGctcgtcgtcctcgtcgtTGCGACGCAAGCCAAACGCGTCGCGTTCTCCGCTCGGACGACGCCGGTCTCCACCGCTTCCTCCGCCCTCGTCGTCGGTAATGGAGAAGCGAGGTCCAGTCGCCCATATCCTGCCGCGCTCCAAGCGACCGCCATCGCCACCACCGAGG cactcgATGCGTTCGCGATCAAACAGCTCTATGAGCACCAGCTCCGATGATTCCTGCTCCCTCTGCTCACCCAGTCATCGTCACAGATCTCG ATCCCGCGGTCCGCGCTCGCCGCCACCCAAGCCACGTGGCCATTATCGTTCGGGGGCGCCTCCGCCCCCTCCGTCGGAGTCACATGGCCGTATCCATGGTCGCCCCACCACTCCACCGCCCGTGCGCGGAGGTGGaggcagttcggtttccgcCATGGAGAAGTATCGCCAGGCGAAGATGCGTCACATCGGGCACGAACGTGTCGCCTCGTCGGAAGCCCACATGAAGATCGCGCGGTCCTCGCGCCATTCGCCTCCGCCGGAAGATCCGCGTCTGAAGCACCGCCCGCCAGAGCCACCAGAGCCGGCGTCAGCGCCAGCTGCAGCACCTACAGCACAGgcaaaaaagaagaagaaggaaaAGGAG GTGAGGCCACGCATTAAAATTGAAGGTGAGAAACGCAAAAAACATCCGAGCGGGACGTCCAGTGGCACCGGAGCTAACGCGGCAAACTCCTCCTCGGACTCGGACGATTCGAACGGCTCGGACAGCGACGAGGTTGGCACGTTGCCCACATTCTCGGCTACTACGCGGCTGACGCTCTCGGATCGATTCGGCAAAATGGCGCAGTGGAGCATCGATCGCAGCAACATGGAGAACATGCGCATCACCAAAGACTCCGCCGGTGGGGCCCTCAAAGTGATGATTGAGGAGGGCCTGGAGTCGCCGCCGCGTCGCTATTCGTATTCGCCGGCACCGGCCGGGCACTTTCCGGAGGAGTTGGCCACCACAGCACCGTCGGGAATGCTGTCGTGGGACGATGTGCGCGTCCGTTACGAGTACTACAAGAGTCGTGGCTACCTAAGAGACTTGGACCTAAAG GACTATATCAAGTGGGAGGAGTGGTGGTATAAATATCAGGAATGGTTGAAACAGGAACGCTACTATGAGTACTGGGATCGCAGTCAGCAATTGCGCAGAAGGCGCAAAAAGCTGCCGGTAACTCAGCGCTTGAATTGA
- the LOC117137527 gene encoding uncharacterized protein LOC117137527 — protein MKFYPNADVWFYVDKPSCLNSYQKYPPTHSWKIHDKTTSREMYYWRDIEGVKKTEIKLKDLYFTKWPKTRIRPQACLGLLYATGNRFIRLTKAPPAGFKCAPLPVNLATARVVKVELRKKAKREKQAAKKAKMEAKKAKKAAKKGKGKGGKDDLKPKVIRTYEDAEKA, from the exons ATGAAGTTCTATCCGAATGCAGATGTCTGGTTCTATGTGGACAAGCCCAGCTGCTTGAACAGCTACCAAAAGTATCCACCCACGCACAGCTGGAAGATTCACGATAAGACCACCTCGCGGGAAATGTACTATTGGCGCGACATCGAGGGCGTGAAGAAGACGGAGATCAAGCTGAAGGATCTGTACTTCACCAAGTGGCCCAAAACCCGCATCCGTCCACAGGCCTGCTTGGGATTGCTCTATGCCACGGGCAACAGATTCATTCGACTGACCAAGGCACCACCAGCGGGCTTCAAGTGCGCACCACTGCCCGTCAATCTGGCCACCGCTCGAGTCGTCAAAG TGGAGCTGCGCAAGAAGGCGAAGCGCGAAAAACAGGCAGCTAAAAAGGCTAAAATGGAAGCGAAGAAGGCCAAGAAGGCGGCCAAAAAGGGCAAAGGAAAGGGCGGCAAGGACGATCTTAAGCCAAAGGTCATTAGGACATACGAAGACGCCGAGAAAGCATAA
- the LOC117138603 gene encoding uncharacterized protein LOC117138603 yields the protein MQSGNGSKKPVSSLVHKSPISPSEPGKLAAGCPAVFAQDGTWSAKFNGRSAPEKINDQVIKQESGRKDADLTSTIRLPRKRSWLQRRVIPS from the exons ATGcaaagcggaaacggaagtaaAAAACCAGTCAGCAGCTTAGTTCATAAAAG CCCGATCAGTCCGTCGGAACCTGGAAAATTGGCTGCCGGTTGCCCAGCCGTGTTCGCCCAAGACGGCACGTGGAGTGCCAAGTTCAATGGTCGGTCCGCTCCGGAGAAGATTAACGATCAGGTGATCAAGCAAGAGTCCGGCCGCAAGGACGCCGATTTAACTTCCACAATTCGACTCCCACGCAAACGTTCTTGGCTACAGAGGCGTGTGATTCCCTCGTAG
- the LOC117136769 gene encoding basic salivary proline-rich protein 2 isoform X2, with protein sequence MKKARANTTNDYWDKKLIEAEEKDPNRWRHTGYKKMYIQGESSSGESERDGREGREGGAPPYGRYPPTGGPPPGPPPPSQRYGRSRSPHSRSRSRLRKSPPLSPPPRRRSPPMAMHSGMDRRGGPRSPPMPRSPNNSHDALMRRPGNGHGGRPRSPPEPSGGSSSSSLRRKPNASRSPLGRRRSPPLPPPSSSVMEKRGPVAHILPRSKRPPSPPPRHSMRSRSNSSMSTSSDDSCSLCSPSHRHRSRSRGPRSPPPKPRGHYRSGAPPPPPSESHGRIHGRPTTPPPVRGGGGSSVSAMEKYRQAKMRHIGHERVASSEAHMKIARSSRHSPPPEDPRLKHRPPEPPEPASAPAAAPTAQAKKKKKEKEVRPRIKIEGEKRKKHPSGTSSGTGANAANSSSDSDDSNGSDSDEVGTLPTFSATTRLTLSDRFGKMAQWSIDRSNMENMRITKDSAGGALKVMIEEGLESPPRRYSYSPAPAGHFPEELATTAPSGMLSWDDVRVRYEYYKSRGYLRDLDLKDYIKWEEWWYKYQEWLKQERYYEYWDRSQQLRRRRKKLPVTQRLN encoded by the exons ATGAAGAAGGCGCGCGCCAACACCACCAACGATTACTGGGACAAGAAGCTGATCGAGGCCGAGGAGAAGGATCCAAACCGATGGCGCCACACGGGCTACAAGAAGATGTACATCCAGGGGGAGAGCAGCTCTGGCGAGAGCGAACGCGACGGTCGCGAAGGTCGTGAGGGTGGAGCACCGCCCTACGGTCGTTATCCGCCCACCGGTGGACCGCCGCCCGGTCCACCGCCTCCGTCGCAGCGTTACGGACGCTCCCGTTCGCCGCACTCGCGCAGTCGGTCGCGTTTGCGGAAGTCGCCGCCGCTTTCACCACCTCCGCGTCGTCGTTCACCGCCAATGGCTATGCACAGTGGCATGGATCGCCGTGGTGGACCTCGCTCGCCGCCCATGCCACGATCGCCCAACAATAGCCACGATGCCCTCATGCGTCGACCCGGAAACGGCCACGGCGGAAGGCCCCGATCACCGCCGGAACCCAGTGGTGGctcgtcgtcctcgtcgtTGCGACGCAAGCCAAACGCGTCGCGTTCTCCGCTCGGACGACGCCGGTCTCCACCGCTTCCTCCGCCCTCGTCGTCGGTAATGGAGAAGCGAGGTCCAGTCGCCCATATCCTGCCGCGCTCCAAGCGACCGCCATCGCCACCACCGAGG cactcgATGCGTTCGCGATCAAACAGCTCTATGAGCACCAGCTCCGATGATTCCTGCTCCCTCTGCTCACCCAGTCATCGTCACAGATCTCG ATCCCGCGGTCCGCGCTCGCCGCCACCCAAGCCACGTGGCCATTATCGTTCGGGGGCGCCTCCGCCCCCTCCGTCGGAGTCACATGGCCGTATCCATGGTCGCCCCACCACTCCACCGCCCGTGCGCGGAGGTGGaggcagttcggtttccgcCATGGAGAAGTATCGCCAGGCGAAGATGCGTCACATCGGGCACGAACGTGTCGCCTCGTCGGAAGCCCACATGAAGATCGCGCGGTCCTCGCGCCATTCGCCTCCGCCGGAAGATCCGCGTCTGAAGCACCGCCCGCCAGAGCCACCAGAGCCGGCGTCAGCGCCAGCTGCAGCACCTACAGCACAGgcaaaaaagaagaagaaggaaaAGGAG GTGAGGCCACGCATTAAAATTGAAGGTGAGAAACGCAAAAAACATCCGAGCGGGACGTCCAGTGGCACCGGAGCTAACGCGGCAAACTCCTCCTCGGACTCGGACGATTCGAACGGCTCGGACAGCGACGAGGTTGGCACGTTGCCCACATTCTCGGCTACTACGCGGCTGACGCTCTCGGATCGATTCGGCAAAATGGCGCAGTGGAGCATCGATCGCAGCAACATGGAGAACATGCGCATCACCAAAGACTCCGCCGGTGGGGCCCTCAAAGTGATGATTGAGGAGGGCCTGGAGTCGCCGCCGCGTCGCTATTCGTATTCGCCGGCACCGGCCGGGCACTTTCCGGAGGAGTTGGCCACCACAGCACCGTCGGGAATGCTGTCGTGGGACGATGTGCGCGTCCGTTACGAGTACTACAAGAGTCGTGGCTACCTAAGAGACTTGGACCTAAAG GACTATATCAAGTGGGAGGAGTGGTGGTATAAATATCAGGAATGGTTGAAACAGGAACGCTACTATGAGTACTGGGATCGCAGTCAGCAATTGCGCAGAAGGCGCAAAAAGCTGCCGGTAACTCAGCGCTTGAATTGA
- the LOC117137526 gene encoding uncharacterized protein LOC117137526, giving the protein MEKSTLKINNEDRQNFVATRMSLPLFMVSRNRIRRENLPRVEKQFKLAGQHYNEFCQKENRREAFSKSTFDHYRHITGFDKTPKNPYPERRRLHIDRTMTKWRGWQLPPNHYGVPPEPYLRLKGTKGSVFAKPHTNHSRVSIKPPPYHFYELPAEIERLFKRPNLQKGIFLSNARDRRPTTHAMISNLSGCWRNPKDAGPCDTHTNIFELAANAVPITKAPRPNPHLFLRHSCVPTKPNRLIRRHISMEPAPGRYCTSYPNVCPCPAGKTSVPGLQLMIDDQKRLKFRRQPFERISRKRLCEPDWRHVEGQGHRHVFLMGRKDRPKPTKKPTSSKKQGKPISMYADSKYINMLSQPQRHPISIRQYPVPPYVPKITYNCAAKRVIRKQLKNNKKIAFNSGQERWKDGERPMQLTARQLEAIKQKLPPERRLMDYPIELPEVIPSRLTQVPDHQRVTYMPKLRKRLFKFLPIPGARVLVTDSDIRPDIVFDPEHPTGLYRRKIDETAFYKDSVLRSMENREESDANGLIDSQSQSQLDSPHQSMIRNTEGAADQSAPKSASQISFHE; this is encoded by the exons ATGGAGAAGAGCACACTGAAGATCAATAATGAGGACCGGCAGAATTTTGTGGCCACACGGATGAGTCTGCCGCTCTTTATGGTGTCCC GCAATCGTATCAGAAGGGAAAATTTACCGCGAGTTGAGAAGCAATTCAAGTTGGCCGGCCAGCATTACAATGAGTTCTGCCAGAAGG AAAACAGACGAGAGGCCTTCAGCAAATCCACCTTTGATCACTACCGCCACATTACGGGTTTCGACAAGACGCCAAAGAATCCGTATCCGGAACGTCGACGGCTCCACATCGATCGGACTATGACCAAATGGAGGGGCTGGCAACTGCCCCCCAATCATTACGGAGTGCCCccggaaccgtacctccgacTGAAGGGCACCAAGGGCTCCGTATTCGCCAAGCCGCACACGAATCATAGTCGCGTCTCCATTAAACCACCGCCATATCACTTTTACGAACTTCCGGCGGAAATCGAGAGGCTCTTCAAGCGCCCGAACTTGCAGAAGGGCATCTTCCTTTCAA atgCCCGCGATCGTCGACCGACCACGCACGCGATGATATCCAATCTCTCTGGCTGCTGGCGTAATCCCAAGGATGCCGGTCCCTGCGACACCCATACCAACATCTTTGAACTGGCCGCAAATGCTGTACCCATCACAAAGGCGCCACGCCCTAATCCGCACCTGTTTCTGCGCCACTCTTGTGTGCCCACCAAGCCCAATCGCCTGATCCGACGCCACATAAGCATGGAGCCGGCTCCAGGTCGCTACTGCACCAGTTATCCGAACGTGTGTCCCTGTCCGGCTGGTAAGACCAGTGTGCCGGGACTACAGCTGATGATTGATGACCAGAAGCGCCTGAAGTTTCGCCGCCAGCCATTTGAAAGGATCAGTCGAAAACGACTCTGTGAGCCGGATTGGCGTCACGTCGAGGGCCAAGGCCACCGTCATGTCTTCCTAATGGGACGCAAAGATAGACCAAAGCCCACCAAGAAACCCACTTCTTCCAAAAAGCAGGGCAAGCCGATAAGCATGTATGCCGATTCCAAGTACATTAACATGCTGAGCCAGCCGCAGCGACATCCCATTTCCATTCGGCAATATCCGGTTCCTCCGTACGTGCCCAAGATCACCTACAACTGTGCGGCCAAGCGGGTGATCCGCAAGCAATTGAAGAACAACAAGAAGATCGCCTTCAATAGTGGCCAGGAGCGGTGGAAGGATGGCGAACGACCGATGCAGCTGACCGCCCGCCAACTGGAGGCCATCAAGCAGAAGCTTCCGCCGGAAAGGCGACTGATGGACTACCCCATTGAGCTGCCCGAGGTGATTCCCAGTCGACTGACCCAGGTGCCCGATCACCAGAGGGTCACCTACATGCCCAAGTTGCGAAAGCGCCTGTTCAAGTTCCTGCCGATTCCCGGTGCTCGGGTCCTGGTCACCGATAGCGATATACGTCCGGACATTGTTTTCGATCCGGAGCACCCGACCGGACTGTACCGGCGCAAGATCGATGAGACCGCGTTCTACAAGGACTCCGTGTTGCGGTCGATGGAGAATAGGGAGGAATCAGATGCTAACGGCTTGATCGATTCGCAATCGCAGTCCCAATTGGATTCGCCACATCAGTCCATGATCCGAAACACTGAGGGCGCTGCGGATCAGTCGGCACCCAAGAGCGCTTCCCAGATATCGTTCCATGAATAA
- the LOC117135860 gene encoding mediator of RNA polymerase II transcription subunit 8, with product MQRDEKLFELTLETVLQRLNDLKLAVLSMIQKLELEYETINWPTFLDNFAIISSHLTGLTKILAKEQCPPLRNRTVLPLLVSMDRDDTLINITEGRVPVFSHDIVPDYLRTRPDPITEQKMLQNEQKAANLTNDAAMKQVTQYNKVVSHVLDMVSKAREEWEIESSSRTGIQQTSSMADTQLLVAAVGMGKGLKLTNYGPGPGMMVPPSIRAPSPMGGPAMSPGNVQQQMGKAPSAVKTNIKSANQVHPFSR from the coding sequence ATGCAGCGCGACGAAAAGCTTTTTGAGCTGACGCTGGAAACGGTCCTTCAGCGCCTGAACGACCTGAAGCTGGCAGTTCTCTCGATGATCCAAAAACTTGAGCTAGAGTACGAGACCATCAACTGGCCGACTTTCCTGGACAACTTTGCCATTATCTCAAGTCACTTGACGGGATTGACGAAAATCCTGGCAAAGGAACAGTGTCCGCCGCTGAGAAATCGAACGGTACTGCCCCTTCTGGTCTCCATGGACAGGGATGACACCCTCATCAACATCACAGAGGGCCGGGTGCCGGTCTTTTCACACGACATTGTTCCAGATTATCTGAGAACTCGGCCGGATCCGATTACGGAACAAAAAATGCTGCAGAACGAGCAGAAGGCGGCGAACCTCACCAACGACGCTGCCATGAAACAGGTTACTCAATACAACAAGGTCGTCTCCCACGTCCTGGACATGGTCAGCAAAGCGCGCGAAGAGTGGGAAATCGAGAGCTCCTCGCGCACCGGCATCCAGCAGACGAGTAGCATGGCCGACACACAGCTCCTGGTGGCCGCTGTGGGTATGGGAAAAGGACTCAAGCTGACCAACTATGGACCCGGACCCGGCATGATGGTACCGCCTTCAATTCGAGCACCCTCGCCAATGGGTGGACCCGCTATGAGTCCCGGCAACGTGCAGCAGCAGATGGGAAAGGCGCCATCGGCTGTGAAAACGAACATCAAGTCCGCAAATCAAGTACATCCGTTCTCTCGATAA